In Sphingomonas profundi, the sequence GATGCGGCCGGCGGGTCTGACGCCGCCAGTCCATTTCGTCGAGACCAGCCCGGCCCTGCGCGCGCGCCAGGCGGAGCGCGTCCCTGCCGCCCTCTGGCACGACGACATCGCCGGCCTGCCGGAGGACCGCCCGCTCCTCCTCGTCGCCAACGAGTTCTTCGATGCGCTGCCGGTGCGCCAGCTCGTCGCCACCTATTCCGGCTGGCGGGAGCGGATGGTGGCGCATGACGGTGCCGCCTTCGTACCCGTGCCCGGCACCGTGCCGTTCGACGCCGCCGTGCCGGAACGGCTGCGCGGCGCATCGCCCGGCAGCATCGTCGAGACGTCGCCCGCCGCCGTCGCGATCGTCCGCGGGCTCGCCGAGCGCATCGTGGCGCAGGGCGGCGCGATGATCGTGATCGATTACGGCTACGACGCGCACGCCGCCGGCGACACGCTGCAGGCCGTCCACGCCCACGCCTATGCCGATCCGTTCGCCGCACCCGGCACGCGCGATCTGACCGCCCACGTCGATTTCTCCGCCCTGGCCCAGG encodes:
- a CDS encoding class I SAM-dependent methyltransferase, which produces MAEANAAYYAARDPLGAAGDFVTAPEISQMFGELTGLWLADLWQRAGRPDAAYAELGPGRGTLAADALRAMRPAGLTPPVHFVETSPALRARQAERVPAALWHDDIAGLPEDRPLLLVANEFFDALPVRQLVATYSGWRERMVAHDGAAFVPVPGTVPFDAAVPERLRGASPGSIVETSPAAVAIVRGLAERIVAQGGAMIVIDYGYDAHAAGDTLQAVHAHAYADPFAAPGTRDLTAHVDFSALAQAARAEGAAVAGPVDQGAWLEALGLSTRAAMLAKAAPDRADEIEAARARLADADQMGSLFRALAIVAPGWPQPAGF